A part of Salmo trutta chromosome 15, fSalTru1.1, whole genome shotgun sequence genomic DNA contains:
- the LOC115148798 gene encoding uncharacterized protein LOC115148798: MAEVRLKLSNGAYRILQNTYQQLPLRIEGNQAKGAIQATSLLTEYRSGEAQNDHDNTARPGNWTRLPSLGIPDETLRTENSRSLSRLTDGGFKIGFCHDLISKCGEGVLQFGSAWRNNLSDSEDIRVLDSASRWFYLSSPHLADTQVHVIASRASSWIRNGLVTATITQTRREQRRSLCMVRFAIRESSFSLRQSHEQLFVRAYGNGNMSEPLYKSRTAYYEILEVSPTATQAQIKTAYYKQSFVYHPDKNAGSEEATNRFSDISEAYNVLGNKGLRKKYDRGILSQGDVTGASKPSAKDTKSSSSQPTREARQTSALGIDSKNIFDFDNFIKSHYKSQLLREEELRVRKEEIMRKKEAIKDQEMGKMMEMAVGVLVIIAVSILVNLKRGGN; this comes from the coding sequence ATGGCGGAGGTCAGACTGAAACTTAGTAATGGAGCCTACAGAATTCTTCAAAACACATATCAACAGTTGCCTCTGAGGATTGAGGGCAACCAAGCTAAAGGCGCAATACAAGCCACAAGCTTGCTGACAGAATATCGGTCTGGCGAAGCTCAAAATGACCATGATAATACAGCCCGGCCCGGCAACTGGACACGGTTGCCGTCTCTCGGAATTCCTGATGAGACTTTAAGAACTGAGAACTCAAGGTCCCTCAGCAGACTCACCGACGGTGGATTTAAGATTGGATTTTGCCACGACCTTATATCAAAATGCGGTGAGGGGGTATTACAGTTTGGTTCTGCATGGAGGAATAACTTGTCAGACAGTGAGGATATAAGAGTACTCGATAGTGCTTCAAGGTGGTTTTATCTCAGTTCACCTCACCTGGCCGACACACAGGTCCATGTTATTGCCTCTAGAGCTTCAAGCTGGATAAGAAATGGTCTCGTGACGGCCACCATAACTCAAACCAGGCGCGAGCAGAGAAGATCTCTGTGTATGGTGCGATTTGCCATCAGAGAGTCGAGCTTTAGTTTGCGGCAGTCTCATGAGCAGTTATTTGTGAGAGCTTATGGCAACGGCAACATGTCTGAGCCCCTATATAAAAGCAGAACGGCATATTATGAAATCCTCGAGGTGTCTCCAACCGCCACGCAAGCTCAGATCAAGACGGCTTACTACAAGCAGTCTTTCGTCTACCACCCAGATAAGAATGCAGGCAGTGAGGAGGCTACGAACCGCTTCTCCGACATCAGCGAGGCCTACAACGTGTTGGGCAACAAGGGGCTGAGGAAGAAATACGACCGAGGCATTCTGAGTCAGGGAGACGTTACTGGAGCGAGCAAACCTTCCGCGAAGGACACCAAGAGCTCCTCATCTCAGCCAACGAGGGAGGCACGCCAGACGTCCGCCTTGGGGATAGACAGCAAGAACATTTTCGACTTTGACAACTTCATCAAATCCCACTATAAATCCCAGCTcctgagagaggaggagctgcGAGTTAGGAAGGAGGAGATTATGAGGAAGAAAGAGGCCATCAAAGACCAGGAGATGGGCAAGATGATGGAGATGGCTGTGGGAGTGTTGGTCATAATAGCAGTGTCTATTCTGGTCAACTTGAAACGGGGAGGAAATTGA
- the LOC115148799 gene encoding SH2B adapter protein 2 → MEGSPEKQKPSPRHRPKPRGPSTLTLGQSRSTEDLSEGLPRANFRKGFSLRNVSLCVVDGVRDMLQRSRGASPEPRCRLNGDTGGCWSPRLLRMPRGSRCAALRPLPAEVQREGALRYMVADDSHSMGSNAQWQKCRLLLRRMREGGVTEGEGGFLLEFYVPPKSSKPKLSVPLTAVMEVRTTMPLEMPDRDNTFVLKVENGGEYILETLDSLQKHSWVADIQDCIDPGDSGDDIELTSCPHGQFPSVSTCNCELTANIPKTPQHRAGPCGPSGPRFRTLLASPLHPTHVPLERFLQSLESNRPGAGEGTPHSEMDTSLTCYPWFHGTLSRVSAAQLVLVGGARSHGLFVIRQSETRLGEYVLTFNFQGKAKHLRLSVDSQGQCHVHHLWFQSVGDMLQHFHCHPIPLESRGAADVTLRCYVQTQRSRPELCMSRMSTPTREPGCRNGLHQSAQFFPGVLQPVGGSVDSPLPPSSPALSRILPPFPRLEDGGGGGLLSRSGSIEHLLPPSGGSADEQQETEGAQRTRAVENQYSLY, encoded by the exons ATGGAGGGCAGCCCAGAGAAGCAGAAGCCCAGCCCGCGACACCGGCCCAAACCCAGGGgcccctccacactgactctgggCCAGTCCCGCAGCACAGAGGACCTATCTGAGGGCCTCCCCAGGGCCAACTTCAGGAAGGGCTTCTCCCTACGTAACGTCAGCCTGTGTGTGGTGGACGGGGTCCGGGACATGCTCCAGAGGAGCCGAGGAGCCTCTCCAGAACCCCGCTGCAGGCTCAACGGGGATACGGGAGGGTGTTGGAGTCCCCGCCTGCTGCGTATGCCCCGGGGATCCCGCTGTGCTGCCCTGAGGCCCCTGCCAGCTGAAGTGCAGAGGGAAGGAGCCCTGCGTTACATGGTGGCAGACGACTCACACAGCATGGGCAGCAATGCTCAGTGGCAGAAGTGTCGTCTGCTGctgaggaggatgagagaaggagGGGTCACTGAAGGGGAGGGGGGCTTCCTGCTGGAGTTCTATGTGCCTCCCAAG TCGTCCAAGCCCAAATTGAGTGTTCCTCTGACAGCCGTCATGGAGGTGCGGACCACCATGCCCCTGGAGATGCCAGACAGGGACAACACCTTTGTCCTCAAG GTGGAGAATGGAGGAGAATACATCCTGGAGACTTTAGACTCCCTTCAGAAACACTCCTGGGTGGCTGACATTCAGGACTGCATAGACCCGGG GGACAGTGGAGATGACATTGAGCTGACGTCTTGTCCTCATGGCCAGTTCCCCTCGGTGTCCACCTGTAACTGTGAGCTCACGGCTA ACATACCCAAGACCCCTCAGCACCGTGCTGGTCCCTGTGGCCCCTCAGGGCCCCGCTTTCGGACCCTGTTGGCCTCCCCTTTGCACCCCACCCATGTCCCCCTAGAACGCTTCCTCCAGTCACTGGAGTCCAACAGGCCTGGAGCAG GTGAAGGAACACCCCACTCTGAGATGGACACCTCTCTGACCTGCTACCCATGGTTCCACGGTACACTGTCTCGAGTGAGTGCTGCTCAGCTGGTGTTGGTGGGCGGAGCCCGGAGCCATGGGCTCTTTGTGATTCGCCAGAGCGAGACGCGCCTGGGAGAATACGTCCTCACCTTCAACTTCCAGGGCAAAGCCAAG CACCTGCGTCTGTCTGTGGACTCTCAGGGCCAGTGCCATGTGCACCACCTGTGGTTCCAGAGCGTGGGGGACATGCTGCAGCACTTCCACTGCCACCCCATTCCGTTGGAGTCCCGCGGGGCTGCAGATGTCACGCTGCGATGCTACGTCCAGACACAGCGCAGCCGCCCAG AGCTCTGTATGTCTCGGATGTCCACCCCTACCAGAGAGCCTGGCTGTCGGAACGGCCTCCACCAATCGGCACAATTCTTTCCCGGAGTCTTGCAGCCAGTTGGTGGATCTGTggactctcctctcccccccagtTCCCCTGCTCTATCCCGCATCCTGCCTCCCTTCCCCAGACTAGAGGATGGGGGTGGTGGTGGCTTACTGAGTCGCAGTGGCAGCATAGAGCATCTTCTACCGCCCTCTGGTGGCTCAGCTGATGAACAGCAGGAGACTGAGGGAGCACAAAGAACAAGAGCAGTGGAGAACCAGTACTCTCTCTACTGA